Proteins encoded in a region of the Cytobacillus pseudoceanisediminis genome:
- a CDS encoding IS110 family transposase: MRLFVGLDVSSFDMKGCILDQEGSKVDTFTVSNDLPGATVLKERILGLAKGRKVESVKIGLESTSVYSFHPSMFLHYDEDLKVFDTQVFVINPKQIANFKKSYSDMNKTDEIDAFVIADYVRFGRNQMSIVKESQYVALQQLTRSRYHLVKMMTKEKQHFLQHLNFKCSNFSHEVDSSAFGNAMMDLFLERYSLEELAQMPLDELAAFLQEHGKNRFSDPDKVATSIQRAVRSSYRLDKVVEDSMDLLLGTSIELIRSFQKQIKEIDKAITRLMTGLSQTLETIPGIGPVYAAGIIAEIGQIERFEDESKIAKYAGLYWRKHQSGRFTAEDTSLSRQGNEYLRYYLVEAANSVRRQIPEYREFYQKKCLEVPKHQHKRALVLTARKLVRLVDALLRKRQVFAQERCVKI; encoded by the coding sequence ATGCGATTATTTGTTGGTTTAGACGTAAGTTCGTTTGACATGAAAGGCTGTATCCTTGATCAGGAAGGATCAAAAGTGGATACCTTCACGGTATCAAATGACCTTCCAGGAGCCACAGTTTTGAAGGAACGAATCCTCGGCCTTGCGAAAGGACGTAAAGTTGAAAGCGTTAAGATCGGTTTGGAGTCCACTTCGGTCTATAGCTTCCATCCTTCTATGTTCCTTCATTATGATGAAGACCTTAAGGTCTTTGACACTCAAGTGTTCGTCATTAATCCGAAACAGATTGCCAACTTCAAGAAAAGCTATTCGGATATGAATAAGACGGATGAAATTGATGCATTCGTGATTGCCGATTATGTCCGATTCGGCCGTAACCAGATGTCCATTGTCAAGGAGAGCCAGTATGTCGCACTCCAACAGTTGACCCGTTCACGTTATCACTTGGTTAAGATGATGACAAAGGAGAAACAGCACTTTCTCCAACATCTGAATTTCAAGTGCAGCAACTTTTCCCATGAGGTGGACTCTTCCGCCTTCGGAAATGCGATGATGGACCTCTTCCTCGAAAGATACAGCCTGGAAGAACTGGCCCAGATGCCTTTAGATGAATTGGCTGCGTTCCTTCAGGAACACGGGAAGAATCGTTTCTCTGATCCCGATAAAGTAGCTACTTCCATCCAACGGGCAGTCCGCTCTTCCTACCGCTTAGATAAAGTGGTAGAAGACTCAATGGATCTCCTTTTAGGTACTTCCATTGAGCTGATCCGTTCCTTTCAGAAACAGATCAAGGAAATCGACAAAGCCATTACCCGTCTAATGACAGGCCTTTCCCAGACCTTGGAGACTATACCGGGCATCGGACCTGTATATGCCGCAGGCATTATTGCCGAAATCGGCCAGATTGAACGTTTTGAAGATGAAAGCAAGATTGCCAAATATGCAGGTCTATACTGGCGGAAACACCAGTCTGGCCGCTTTACAGCTGAAGACACTTCTCTTTCGCGACAAGGAAACGAATATCTGCGCTACTACCTCGTTGAAGCCGCCAACTCGGTTAGGAGACAGATTCCCGAATATCGCGAGTTTTACCAAAAGAAATGTCTTGAAGTTCCAAAACATCAACACAAACGTGCCCTCGTCCTAACAGCAAGAAAACTCGTGCGATTGGTGGATGCGCTGCTTCGCAAACGCCAAGTCTTTGCGCAAGAAAGGTGCGTGAAGATCTGA